In the Silene latifolia isolate original U9 population chromosome 1, ASM4854445v1, whole genome shotgun sequence genome, TTAGGTTCACCAAGCGTATAAAATATCATAATAATTTTATATCAAGGCTTTAAATAAGCAAATATTGTTTCGTTTATATTAGGATAATAAGCACACAATTTGTATCAATATTCATCAGtaacaataaaattataaaaatatgcaaataataaaaataaaaaaaaaataaaaaactaaaATTACAGAGACATTTAAGAACCCAAATAGCTCCCCTCCATCGAAAAAAAAACTCATTACTTAACAAAACCCAAAGTCTCCTCTTCACTTCTATCCATTTCGGCAACGATAAAGCTAACCACTCAACTTAATATTAATCTCATCAAAAAAAGCACATCCTCACCACTACATTTTTATGCAATTGAAATTCTTATTATTCCCAACCTaattttttattttgtaattggCCCTCTAAGATGAATTAGCAATTAATAAAAGAGTACAAATTTTGCTAATCTAGAAGTGAAAATTGATTAGACGAGAAATTACCTTATTGGATCTCTATAGTCCAAAGTTTCTATGGCAAATGAGCAAATCAGCAATGGAgactatatttttatttttatttttctaattgtGGTTCTCTAGTTTTTTTTTTACTATGACACAAGTTTTGTCTCGAGTGCTTACATaatttaagaatatcaaatttttaattATGGTAATTATTTTGCAATTCTTTTGTTTACAAATTTAACATTCCTTTCCCTGATATGCAAGGAAGAAGAATATGGAGAAGATTAAGGatatttttcttttttaatttccATTTATCCTTATGTATAAATATTTTATTCAAAGTCCGCCGGGGCCGCGGCCCGGCCGGCCATACCTGTGCTTCGCCTCTGAGTAGAATAACAAGGTAAGATAATGAGACTTGATTTGTGAATAGATAAcatttcaaataaacaaaaatgagttATATAATAATTTTAATAGAATCAATCTAAAACTAATCGATGTTAGGAGTAGTATCATAATATCCCTCTCCCTCGAATCCACACAAAACCCCTGATTTATTTTTTGGAGGTCAGACTTTGCAAAATTTTACCGTTAATTCACTTAAAAATATATCTCAcaactaaaaaattaaatttcGAATTATATATTTTACATGAAGTTCACAGGGAACAACCAGCCTTAAATGGTTAATagtcaaaaacaaatttttattgtttagagatctaacaaaaatcctccaaacaggctacatatataattgagatacatGTTTTGCGTACCACTACCATTCAACATTTACATGGTCGTATTACAAAATGGAATATTAGTAAATGTTGTAAGTTAatctaatttgtgaatcttataaaaAATATTTGATTATCACGTGTTCATTTTATGGAATTAAACCACATTTTTGGGAACGacgttttaaattaactaaaatcggTGGCCCGTACAACAATAAAGATAGATAATTACATAACATAACTGTGTCTTCGGATGctatacaactgatatagttaATACCAAAAGGAGTAGCTTTTAAGTTAAAGGGACTGATGATCCATTAATAATCAACCCAAAAGTTTTTTGTGTTCCCATTTTCAAGATAGTTGGACTTTATTTTTTATCCGCTTAATTGACTTCTACTATCAAACCATGACAATGTAAACCAACGTTTGCAATTTGTTGTTCAACAAATTCTTAGAACATTCAACATGCATATTGTTAAAGTTGATCCTAAATGGGAGCCTCATGCATTCTATGTAACAGAATCACAAATATTTTTGTACTGTTGTTTAGAGACTACTAATTTTATTAGAATTTAGTATGGATTTGATTTTACGAGAAGGTATAAAAAGAGCAAAACACTCTCTTAATTGTAGATAGTCAAGGTAAACTTTCTCTATATGAGATCTAACATTTCTCTAAATACACTAAATATAGATATTTATGATACTTGTTGCTTTACGTAGCACCATTTAGTTTTACGTAGTTATTATaggttaaaataatttgcaaaactcataaaggTCTATCTCCATTATTAAGGGCGGTTCATTTGGTGAGCTGTACTCATTGTCGTCAGAATTACGATTCGATcctatgattctacgattttacgatccaaaaatgcttgttCGATCTcagatcctacgattctatcatgtctctagaatcttacgatcctatttatttgaaattttctagaggtaggatcgtaatacgattttacgatcttacgatcctacgatccgactcCATAGtaaatatattaaaataaatttttatataatgacatcgtAAAATCCAAATTTCATGTCATTTTTAGAAACATGTTCATGAATTGATACTAAACtcattaattatcaatatttGGGTATAAGTGTTTTCatcttcaattatatatttttaccaaacagaaaactatatttagtgaatttgtagaatcttacgattctacgatccgattctaccgattcgatcctaccctcccccaTCGATTCAAaatagaatcccgatcctgacaacattggttGCACTATATTTATGGAGATAatgttttgtatttaattaaaaccaGTGATTTCTATAATaataatggaaaaactaattacataCTCTTACTATGTTACTTGATATTTTACAACTAAAATGATAACTACTAAATGACAAAACTCCTATGCTAAAAGCACTAATAACTCATTGATCAATTATACCAACCACGAACTTTTGTTTATCAATGATTTAATCATAATTGAACTTTTTTTATCAACtatataatatatttataaaGATGACCCTAATGGGAGCcacgtgcatcgcacgggcttttcaaCTAGTAATAAATAACTTTAGAGAATAACTTGGCATATACTTACCATTAACTTTGTGACAAAAAAATACATTAAAATAATTGGAGAAGATTTATAAAATGAAATCCTTAATTTtatggccaaaaaaaaaaatatatagatttcataaaaATACCTCTTTCATAACTTTAGTtttccattataaataacaccctaAAAACAACTACTCTATATATACCGCGCATTGCGCAAGATCTATACTAGTAAACGATTAATATGACTAGAAAAACGGCTTACATAATCCAAGGGTTATTTACCTTAAGTAGATCTATCATAAACGGTTTTACCATAAAAAAAATATTGTAAAACATCTGCTAAGAcattgttcttttggacttaatttcagttcttataAGTTTAGTTTAGGTCGATCCAGTTCAACTTAATTCAATTTATTACtgcttataagttcagttcagccaGATTTAATTCAGCGGAACATGTAAAGTCTTTCTCACCTTAATAGTTGGTGAAAATTATTTTAATAATGTCGTATACGTAATATAACACTTGATTTATAATCAAAACTGTTATTCGACGTCGACAAACTACTAAATAATGTCAACAAAGTGTAATGAACTTCCTAATTTGCCCCTTATTTTATCATATCAGACATAAACCACAATATTTCTAAAATAACAAAAAGATCGctaataaaacaacaacaaaaaaaccgCTTTGCAGTAATGAACTTCCTAATTTGCCCTTTATTTTATCATATCAGACATAAACCACAATATTTCTAAAATTCCTAAAATAACTAAAAAAGATCGctaataaaacaacaacaaaaaccattttgcaaaaaaatattatttatgtcaACACCGTTTCAATTCTGCcacaaaaatcaaagaaaaaaaaaacagaaggtAATCTAAACTCGTTTCACCAAACCGTTATACTCCTATATACTCCATCACTAAAACCGTTTTCAACTAGAATCTGAATTAGTGTTTTAACTTGGCCACAAAAGCCCAATAATTCAGCCCAATAATTACACCTTGAGCCCCAAGGAACAACAGTTTTTCACCATAAACTACTATATATAAGCGTGAAAAACTCTTCATATTAATCACGCAAAAATCCCAAATCAATTTATCTAATCACTAAGCAAATCAATAGAACCAAATCAATAGAACCAGCCGTGAAAATTTACCAAAAATCCGACGACAATGGCGATGACGATGTCAATGTCGACGATACCGATGAAGAAGGAAAGATGGGGAGAAATAGAAGAAGAAGGTGATGACTACAGTTACCTACTACCGCCCAAGGAGGTTACCGGACCCGACACCGACGGGGTGAAAACCGTGGTCGAGTATAAATTTAATGATGAAGGAAAAAAGGTTAAAATTACGACGAAAACACGTGTGGTAACGAGTAAGAAGAGTATTTTGGAACGGAGATCATGGGCTAAATTTGGTGACGCTGTTAATGATGCTCCTATTAATACTAGCCTCAGCCTCACTACCGTTTCAACCGAAGAAATCAAAATAGATCGCCCTGGTTCGTTCTCGTTTTTCCGCTTTGTATTAGGTTCTCATTGTTTGGTTTTGTGAAAATAGTATTAAATCGTTTGTATTAGTATTAGGAGTGACGGAATTAGGATTTGACGTTAGGGGACGAGAAATAGTATTAGTCGTGACAGAACCAGGATTTAACGTTAGGGACCAGACATTAATTTTAATTGAGTTGAACTACTAATTTAATAGAGTAATCTAGAAAAAATCGGAACTTTTTACTAAAAGAAGTTTTAGGAGTGACGGAACTAGGATTTGACGTTAGGGGACGAGAAATAGTATTGGTCGTGAGACTTGTGACAGAACTTAGAAATTAATTTCAATTGAGCTGAACTACTAATTTAATAGAGTAAACTAGGAAAAGATCGAAACTTTTTACTAAAAGTTTAGATTTTTTCATTGCTCGGCGATTAGCCCCTGCCTAGCTCCGCCTCTGCGTATCAGGAGCGCTAGTGTTCAATTTGCGAGTAAATTTATGTGTTTGATAGCTCCGCCTCTGCGTATTAGGAGCGCTAGTGTTCAATTTGTGAGTAATTTTATGTGTTTGATTGTTGGATAGTTTAGGTGTATTTTTAATTCATTGGATTTTTTACAAGGGGATTCGATCACAATAGATAATAAGGAGTAGTTTTCTTGTAATTAGTCTTTTGATCAATGTCGAATTTTCTTCGATGAACGAGTACAAAATACGTTTTCTTGCGTTCTCCAGTCCTGATCACTTGGTGCTGTGTTTGTCTACAATCAATTGTCTTAATTCCGGGACTGTTTTATACTGtataagaatttgtgattttgattttgggATCGTCTCTGAGTGAATTTCTGTTCAATGTATACAGGCAGCGACGACAAAGACAAAGAAAAAGACAAAGGGAAAGACACAAAGGCGGATCCAAACCAACCAACAAGAGACGGCACCATCAAAATCTGCAGAACCTGTCACCAGAAGGGTGATCACTGGACCGCTGCATGCCCTTACAAGGACCTTGTCCAATCGACTGAAGCTCTCGCAATTCCTgatcctaaccctaaccctaacccgaATCCTACTGCAACAAAGAAGTATGTTCCTCCAATCAGAAACACCACTACTGATCCAAGGCGCAGGAACGATGAGAACTCAGTTCGAGTCACTAACCTGTCTGAAGACACCAAGGAAGCTGATTTGCAGGAACTGTTTGAGCCATTTGGTCATGTCACCCGTGTTTACGTGGCCACTGACAGGGGTACTAACATGAGCAGAGGTTTCGGGTTTGTTAACTTTGCAAGAAGAGAAGATGCTCAAAGGGCCATTAATAAACTCAATGGTTATGGTTATGATAATCTCATCCTTCATGTTGAATGGTCTGCTCCTAAGGCGTAATAATTGCATTATACAGACTACAGAGTGAGTTTTGGTGTAGGACGGTTTTATAATAAGTTTATAATCGGACTAGCGAATCATTTTAGAGAATGGTGCTACTACTTGTTTACAGTTTCTGGGATCATCAT is a window encoding:
- the LOC141617042 gene encoding uncharacterized protein LOC141617042; translated protein: MAMTMSMSTIPMKKERWGEIEEEGDDYSYLLPPKEVTGPDTDGVKTVVEYKFNDEGKKVKITTKTRVVTSKKSILERRSWAKFGDAVNDAPINTSLSLTTVSTEEIKIDRPGSDDKDKEKDKGKDTKADPNQPTRDGTIKICRTCHQKGDHWTAACPYKDLVQSTEALAIPDPNPNPNPNPTATKKYVPPIRNTTTDPRRRNDENSVRVTNLSEDTKEADLQELFEPFGHVTRVYVATDRGTNMSRGFGFVNFARREDAQRAINKLNGYGYDNLILHVEWSAPKA